A single window of Ischnura elegans chromosome 8, ioIscEleg1.1, whole genome shotgun sequence DNA harbors:
- the LOC124164366 gene encoding juvenile hormone epoxide hydrolase 1-like isoform X2, translated as MADWISCSNVIERLNQRLLSSIENLTPPMEHTSFEYGFNSETMAKVIDFWINEYNWTAQEEYLNSFPQFTTYISGLRIHFVHVKPQSRKEQDFKALPILLLHGWLGSIREMYELIPLLSAPQRIGSTGYAFEVVIPSLPGYGFSEGTQRQGLTTDHVGLIMKKLMERLSLPRFYVHGSGIGSIIASEMALLFPESVAGMHSNLCQSTSPLNIIKTMIGSRTAPFLFGDSHSAAKMYPLSRFIPFVLQESGLLHLQATKPDTIGIALRDSPVGLAAFILEKFSAWTRPCRISAPDGGLNLGKEAVRTIDGGNLIPLNTLLDIIMIYHITGSITTSMRLFAENLSYTHVEKQYDSIPITAVPVSCIRFPDEPFLTPEFTLRSRFPLLVRVNYAPSHGGHFPALEEPAVLARDIVESIHLMDGMKAEGIGS; from the exons ATGGCTGACTGGATTTCATGTTCAAAT GTGATAGAGAGATTAAATCAGCGTTTGCTTTCATCTATTGAAAATCTGACCCCACCAATGGAACATACTAGTTTCGAATATGGATTCAACTCGGAAACTATGGCTAAAGTCATTGATTTCTGGATTAATGAGTACAACTGGACTGCTCAGGAAGAATACCTGAATTCATTCCCCCAATTCACTACTTATATCTCGGGTTTAAGAATACATTTTGTGCATGTAAAACCTCAGTCAAGAAAAGAGC AGGATTTTAAAGCTCTACCAATTCTTCTGCTTCATGGATGGCTGGGCTCTATTCGAGAGATGTATGAGCTAATACCTTTGCTCTCTGCCCCACAAAGGATCGGGAGCACAGGCTATGCTTTTGAGGTCGTTATTCCTTCTCTTCCAGGATATGGATTTTCTGAAGGAACCCAAAG GCAAGGGCTGACAACTGACCACGTAGGCTTAATAATGAAGAAATTGATGGAGAGACTCTCTCTTCCAAGGTTCTACGTCCATGGAAGTGGAATTGGCAGCATTATTGCTTCTGAAATGGCACTTCTTTTCCCAGAAAG TGTTGCTGGTATGCATTCAAACTTATGTCAAAGCACAAGTCCACTCAACATCATCAAGACTATGATTGGCTCCAGGACAGCACCATTCCTGTTTGGTGACTCACACAGTGCTGCAAAAATGTATCCTCTCTCCCGGTTTATTCCATTTGTTCTTCAGGAATCTGGTCTCTTGCACTTGCAAGCAACTAAACCAGACACAATTG GCATTGCTCTAAGGGACTCACCTGTGGGATTGGCTGCCTTCATCCTTGAGAAGTTCTCGGCGTGGACCCGCCCGTGTCGTATTAGTGCTCCAGATGGTGGTCTCAATCTTGGTAAGGAGGCGGTGAGGACCATTGATGGAGGAAATCTGATTCCACTCAACACGCTGCTTGATATTATCATGATCTACCACATCACGGGATCAATAACCACCTCCATGCGGCTCTTTGCTGAGAATTTGTCCTATACGCACGTGGAGAAGCAGTATGACAG CATCCCTATTACGGCTGTGCCAGTGTCCTGCATTAGATTTCCTGATGAACCCTTCCTCACGCCTGAGTTCACCTTGAGGTCGAGATTCCCTCTTCTTGTTCGAGTCAACTACGCCCCAAGCCACGGAGGACACTTCCCAGCACTGGAGGAGCCAGCAGTCCTCGCCCGTGACATTGTGGAGAGCATCCATCTTATGGATGGCATGAAAGCTGAAGGGATTGGCTCATGA
- the LOC124164366 gene encoding juvenile hormone epoxide hydrolase 1-like isoform X3: MYELIPLLSAPQRIGSTGYAFEVVIPSLPGYGFSEGTQRQGLTTDHVGLIMKKLMERLSLPRFYVHGSGIGSIIASEMALLFPESVAGMHSNLCQSTSPLNIIKTMIGSRTAPFLFGDSHSAAKMYPLSRFIPFVLQESGLLHLQATKPDTIGIALRDSPVGLAAFILEKFSAWTRPCRISAPDGGLNLGKEAVRTIDGGNLIPLNTLLDIIMIYHITGSITTSMRLFAENLSYTHVEKQYDSIPITAVPVSCIRFPDEPFLTPEFTLRSRFPLLVRVNYAPSHGGHFPALEEPAVLARDIVESIHLMDGMKAEGIGS, from the exons ATGTATGAGCTAATACCTTTGCTCTCTGCCCCACAAAGGATCGGGAGCACAGGCTATGCTTTTGAGGTCGTTATTCCTTCTCTTCCAGGATATGGATTTTCTGAAGGAACCCAAAG GCAAGGGCTGACAACTGACCACGTAGGCTTAATAATGAAGAAATTGATGGAGAGACTCTCTCTTCCAAGGTTCTACGTCCATGGAAGTGGAATTGGCAGCATTATTGCTTCTGAAATGGCACTTCTTTTCCCAGAAAG TGTTGCTGGTATGCATTCAAACTTATGTCAAAGCACAAGTCCACTCAACATCATCAAGACTATGATTGGCTCCAGGACAGCACCATTCCTGTTTGGTGACTCACACAGTGCTGCAAAAATGTATCCTCTCTCCCGGTTTATTCCATTTGTTCTTCAGGAATCTGGTCTCTTGCACTTGCAAGCAACTAAACCAGACACAATTG GCATTGCTCTAAGGGACTCACCTGTGGGATTGGCTGCCTTCATCCTTGAGAAGTTCTCGGCGTGGACCCGCCCGTGTCGTATTAGTGCTCCAGATGGTGGTCTCAATCTTGGTAAGGAGGCGGTGAGGACCATTGATGGAGGAAATCTGATTCCACTCAACACGCTGCTTGATATTATCATGATCTACCACATCACGGGATCAATAACCACCTCCATGCGGCTCTTTGCTGAGAATTTGTCCTATACGCACGTGGAGAAGCAGTATGACAG CATCCCTATTACGGCTGTGCCAGTGTCCTGCATTAGATTTCCTGATGAACCCTTCCTCACGCCTGAGTTCACCTTGAGGTCGAGATTCCCTCTTCTTGTTCGAGTCAACTACGCCCCAAGCCACGGAGGACACTTCCCAGCACTGGAGGAGCCAGCAGTCCTCGCCCGTGACATTGTGGAGAGCATCCATCTTATGGATGGCATGAAAGCTGAAGGGATTGGCTCATGA